The DNA window tttttGACCATTTATATTCATGACAACTTATAGGAATTAATTGCCTATAATAAAAGTCTATAAAAAttgatgatgaaaacaaaatagcCAGACTACACCCTAGCCGAGTCTTCTTGAAAATGATCTCCTATAATGAAAATATAATGTGATTTAATCTAATTTAAAGCTATTGTTGTATTGAACAGTCTTCTTAGAAATGATCAAATGATATGTGTATTAAATGGTGATTCATATAAGATAGAAACAAAACTAAAACAttaaaaatagtatatatatatatatatatatatatatatatatatatatatatatatatatatatatatatatatatatatatataacccaaTTCATCTCATATCATACTGTTCACATCACCTGCTTTTTCCCTAAAACGTGTATTAAGTTATCATCACCTATTTCACTTTTAGTGCACTATGCATAAAATTTCTATCACATCATCTCTTTTACACACCCAAACatttaaatgttatatttttcctctcttttcttatttcaaattcaacattatttttttatatattcactttcttcaacaatatatttttcatcatatttatatttttaattcggattatttttttaatttactttctatcatgaaagaaaaaatataataaaaataatatttatcatttttttaataaaaaattaaagaccataattaaattaaatgcattagaatatatttattttcGGCTTCTTTCTCTTCTGCTTCATTTTTCTTATAGATATCGACTTATGTCTGGCGGAGTTTGAGGGATTCTCTGGTTTTGATGAAAAAATTAGGAACAAGAACAACAAGATTATGGTTTCGGTTGTTTGGCTAGCAACGACATGGAGTATTTGGACAACAAGGAATGCCATTATTTTTTCGAATGCTTCTTATAGCTTCCTTGAATGCATGTCGGAGATTGTTCATATATCTTGGTCATGGCTTTTATGTTATTACTCCTTGAGAGATAATTGTAACTTTCATTCATGAAATGTTCTACCTCTCTCTTGTTTTGAGAAGTAGCATTTCTATCGTTGTAATAGGTTGGAGTACCGCTTATACTCCCTTATATAtatcattgcctattaaaaaaaaaattacattttatttatagtattttaaattaatttgttatctcatttatatgtttttaaattaatcaattaattcaattatcataattatactaatttattttttaatttatataccaCATGAATGCCACAATTTCAATTCACATGTGTAGGCCTTTTTTCTACGAAACAGTAGGAACCGGTTTTTTCCACAATTTTATTGGGTCAACACACTCCAATGCCATCCTCATCCATCATAGTTGTATATATTAAGCCATCCTATGAACCTACAATGATGTGTATTAAAAGTTCCCTTTTAGCTGCTAATTATAGTGATAGATATATAGCTCAAACTGCAGGTTCACACGCCACCAAGCTGTACTAATCATCATGCTTCAAGTTCCCAATGCCCTTTCTTTtatagaatatatattatatattattacatAATTTACATTATAAGTATCTTTAGTAAACAACTTTTACTACATTTTGAAATATGGTATCCAGTGCTTCGCGGAAAACAAAATTTTTGAAACTTTTCCACTATATTATTTAAAACATTTATCATTTACTTCAAAACAAAATATCACATTCAGCTATTTGCTAGAATAGTGATATTATGTAATATATGACAACATGTATGTTGGACAAAGCTAGATTAATGCTACACTAATCTGAATTATGTACCATATGAACAACAACTTTACTCCATCTAAATTAATATGTCAATTATATATGAATTATGAAAAACTCATTTATCAATAAATCAATttgacttttttcaaaaaaactaattaattaacaaattaatcattaaaactaaattatttattaaattcttCTATGATATCTATTTTACCCATGTCACACTGTTTTTAATTAGTTGTAGTTAACAAATAATAAAaggttaaaaaaaatttcattcgTCGTCTCATAAAATGGCACGGGACACAATCAGTTAATTCCAGACAAAAACATGCATaaatatctacaatataagaaagttcaaTGCTCTGGAAAGGACTGAAATGTCCCTTTGCTTTGTTGCTAAGCCACGTGGCTACCTTCTTTGCATTCCTTTCCTTCTTACTTTTCCTATGGGTCTTGGAGCATTGGGATTCCGATAGGTGTGGGTTGGGTTTGAGTAGATTTGAAAGCTCCTCATCATCAGAAACAGGATGAATGGAGGTTTAGATGCGGTGTCGATTTCGTAAAAAGCTGGTCTATGTGGTTGGTGGTGTGAGAATTCAATCCGTCAAGAATTTGGTATTAAGATTTTTCTGGTTCTTGTTTTTGGCTAGTATGGAGATCATAATGTATCGCAAGTGCAGtctatcgactcaaatctgttgTGTGGTGCAGTTTGAAGTTTTGATCGGTGGCTTTTGCAGGTTGATATCCTTCGGTTCGTGCTGCGTTTTGGTCCTTTCCATAATTGCATATATGTAGCAGCTTTGTTCTGCAGTGTTAGGGTGTGTTAGTGTTGAAATTTTGTAGTTGTTGGTGCAGGCAGCTTTGTTTTGAGACTGCTTTATTGTTTTAGCAGCAGTTTGTATCTTACTGATAAGAATTGGGTGGAGTACTGGCAAAAGCTTTTAGTCTGGTGTGATTGTAATATAGCACTGCTTGTGCTTTTAATTTATAATGCAATttgctttttccaaaaaaaaaaaaaaaaactcaatctctactttttgaaaatttgctTTTTGGAACAAACCAAAATCTTTCCTCATTGCTATCTTTCTTGAAAACACAACTATGCTTATACCTTTACTCAACATGTCTAATCATTTGAAAACCTAAAATCTCAAACCTTGTGTGAGAGAATGTCACTAAAAAAACTTCATATCACTATTAACTCTTGCATTTAGAATCTTTACTCTTAATATTCTTAATATTTGTCTTATTGTCACTATTTTTTTCTTCCTAATATTAAAACTTAACTAAATAATTCACATATAGAAGATTATAACGTTCAATATTAACCTGACCAATTAttgaattataatatataaatttatttataaaacataGAAGCATTGTGTATACTATATAAAGGAAGTGGTGGGGTAGGGAGGATGTAATACACGCAACAGACCGCACCACGTGATTCCGAAGTAGGGGTAGGGAGGATATAATACACGCAAACTAGGTAAAAAGGCAAAAAGTTAATGTATAGATTATTTTTTGTTAGGAGACAATAAAATAAActgacaaaatatattttaatgcaAATGTGCCTTTctcatttttagatttttttgttagGATACAATAAACATCAACATTCATCTTCCAttctaaattgttttttttttatcaattaatattttgatattttttattattctctttatctcatttgttttttattattcttttatcaacattcattttttattattctgtTTATCTCATAAAAAATGTCATATTTAAATAATACAATGTTTTTAAAGAAATGATTAATAAAATTGATGGagaaatatttaaattttgagtATTATATAACTAAATCACTGTAATTCatcttttattattctttttatctcataaaaaaaaatcatatttgaataataaattggtaaaattttgaaattaattgGTAAAATTTTTTATTATAGTTTTGGTGTTTTGGTGTTATGAgtatatataatatttgaatttgTTGGAGTGCATAGTATTTTGGTGTTTTGGCGTTGTTTTATAATATTATAGTTTGTAAacaattttggtaaaacaatttGCTAAAAAAATACATTGATTAGTTCCTgatttttgtctatttttcttctatgaagtaaataaattatatttttaatttttttatctcttttgtctccttttttttattaatattattcataataatgtaaaataatttatttattatttcatttatgatcATTACAACACTTTATTTTGAGTAAAGATATGAGATTAAAATTGATGTAATATTTCATTATTGAAAATGTAAAAATAGAGATACTcaatatattattactattaagaGACCAACATGTTGTCATTTCAATGTCAGATCTAGAAAGACTACAATACATTGAGACccacatttaatttatttttgcagATATCATGTACTAGCATTCTATGTTTTCCTGTGCATACAGTTTGACAACTCAtatcaacaaaaatatattttcctgtttttttctttcaaaattcctaACCATATGTTTGCTATAGAAACCTTAAAAAAGAGAAGACATAATTTCTTATAagaagaatttaaaataaatttatttttcaatatgaatttaaaatatttgcTCATTTTAattcaatgaattttttttttaaatttatattcttGATTCAATTATAATTTGTATAGAAAATTTTATTGATccaaattatattttgtattgaaaattttattaaatatgttataatttgctaataacatatttaataacaaaattatattttatattgaaaattttattgatcaaaatgtttttacgggtaccagacatttttctatacattcaattattattattttacgggtaccaggcatttttatacattcaattattattttgtcaTGGGTACCacacatttttctatacattcaattattatttttttacgagtaccagacatttttctatacattcaattattattattttcacggGTACcggatatttttctatacattcaattattattttttcatgggtactagaaatttttctatacattcaattattattttttcacgggtacaagatatttttctatacattcaattattattttttcatgggtaccagatttttttctatacattccattattatttttttacggataccaagcatttttctattaaaaaatataaatctgaaacaaatgcgcgtcccgtaccagaacccgtgcaaacgcacgggttagttactagtttaatactccctctggtcccatttataagaaaagatttcatttttagatacattgaataaataatgtatttggacaacatattatacattatttattcaatgtatctgaaaaaggaattttttcttataaataggaccggaGGTAGTATATAAAATTAGAAGACTTTTTCGGCAAGTTTTGCGAAGTGTCACTCATTTAagctattttctatttttatcctttcctaattcagcaagttaatttttttattttataaaattattttccatCCAGATCTTTAATGTCCACTGCATAATTTTCGATGAAATTTTTCTTTTCTTGTGCCTCAGCCGCCTTCCACTAGGTTACAGCAAAATATGACCTTTCACCTTCAATTGCTTTTACGATGCAATGATATTATTGCTATTCCTTCATCTTCCATTAGACCATCAACATGAAGGGTTGAATTTTGAAGGTTAGTGAATTCAAAATTTGTTACTACTTCAATTTCTTTGTGTATAAATATCGATTAATTACTCTCCAATTTTTCATAACCCCACACTACTTCTCTCTGTTATTACATTCTTCTGCAAATGGATACAGGGCATTGTTGTGGCGATGTTctgaaaatcaaatctttttcttttcttctttccgaTCAGAAGCGACGACGGCGGATCTGCAGTGTGGTGCGACCAACGGTATGTTGTGTTCGATTTGGCTTTTTCAATGGATACATGGTGCTGCTGGGGCGTTGGTTCTGAAAatcgattcttcttcttcttttttttcttttcgatcGGAATAAAATTTCTGTGACCTAACCAAATTGCTCGGACTTTGATACTTTTCCGGTTCATTATCTTAACATTGTACATATTACATTAGTCATTGTATGAAATCCTATGTACTTCCTTTACTTTTTGATTCTGTTACTTAGCAGACAtgcaattaaaaaagaaatgaaaagaaagattacaaagtACTAACAATCAATTTCTTCAGACTTCATTTCTAAACCATGGTCTGTATATGAAGGAAGGAGAAACTGCAAGACGCGCTAAAAGTTATTCATATTTAATCAACTATATCGCATGTTTGCCAATTAGTAAGTTGCAATGTTTTCAAATCAGAATTCATCAGAATTCAATTAAAATGTAAATTTCCATGTAAATCGAGTGAACTGATACATGTATGTATTCTTTAAATATCTATCAGCTTACATATAATTTTAACAAACAATTGTCTATTTTGACTATCATGATCTGTTACATTAAGTGCATGTTTGGATTGGCTTCTACAAGCCCCAAAAGCACTTCTAGTGCACTTCAACttgaaaattgatatttttttcttgtttggatactttttcaaaatcaattctcctactccaaaagcaattctagtagaagctacaattcctagcttctgagtttagtagaatcaattctacatatattatatattatttattacaacttttttaaattttccttttttaccctctttaatttttatcaattacttcttttcttttttatttgtattagaatttattaccattttggtaattatccaattcaaaatcacttttgataaaattatccaaacaacattAATCGATGTCAATCACTTCTATatcattgtatccaaacataaatcaattattctAAACTCAATTCTATTGAAATCAATTATACTAAACTCAATtcttccaaaatcaattctatccACCGCCAAACCAAACACACCCAAAGTTGTTCATGATGTTATAAGTTTTAGAATATAAGTAGATGGAATTGCAGATTGTGTAAATGTCATAGTTGTCGAGTACTTAGCCTTttatatttcacatgttacaTGACAATATTTTCTCCTCCGGATGTATTATCTTCTTCAGATTGACGCACTTTCTTACATTTGCTTGGTTTAATGGGTCGGACCAAATCTCTTCTTTTGGGCCTACTAACCCATCCAGGCCCAAAAAGTCTAGACAAGTCATGCAGCTCTATGATAATCTGAAAATCCCTTTTGCCCCTTCTTATTTTTCGGCTCTCCTTCAATCTCAAGAAAATAATCCTGGGATGGCTTCTAATTCTCATCTGGTGCGTGCATCATCTGAGGGCTCGATGGTTGGGGGTTCGAGTGATTCTATTATATGTGGAGATTCAATCACAGACTCAGCTGTTAAGCAAGGCAACAATAGAATCTGGAAATCTGTAGAAGGAATGCCAAGAAAGGTTTGGAGATCAATCAAAGAATTAGGGGTAGAAGGAGACGAGGATGACGAAGTATTTGAAGGAATTGTACGTGATATTGAAGCCAGAGAACGAAACTGTTTCGAAgctaggaaaggggaaaaaagcgGTGTCCCATGAATTGTGTAACTTTCAACATTAGAGGTGGGGGAAATATGGTAAAGAGAAAGAGAATTTGTCAAATTTTGTCGAAGGCAAAGGCTGACATATGCTTTATTCAAGAAACCAAGATTAGGAAGATGGAGGAAGGGATAATCAATAGTATATGGGGAAAGGAGTTGTGCGAATGGTCAGCTTTGGATTCTGAAGGTCAATCGGGTGGTTTGGTTACAATTTGGAAGAAAGGAGTTATCAGGTCTGAGTTTAGCTTCAAAGCAAAAGGTCTGCTGGGAATCAATGCTTCATGGGAAGGTATAAATTGTTACTTCCTCAATGTATACTCTTCTTGTGAAATTGCTGAAAAGAGAATTCTGTGGAATCAATTGATTGAATGGAAAAATAAGTTCCCAAAAGGAGAATGGATAATAGGTGGGGATTTCAACGCAATTAAGGTGGGAAGTGAGAGGATTGGGAGGCTGCGAACTAACAGAGTAGAGATGGAGGAGTTCTCAAGAGTAATAGAATTATTGGAGGTGATTGACTTACCAGTTGTAGGGAACAAGTTCACTTGGATAAACTCAAATGGCAAGGCAAAGAGCAGAATTAACAGAATTCTATTGTCGGATGGTATTATTGATAAGTGGAAGATAGTTGCTCAGGTAACGGGAAACAGAGATATATCTGATCACAGGCTAGTGTGGATAAAAGCTTGCAACAAAAACTGGGGGGCAAAACCTTTCAAGGTATTTAATTGCTGGTATGAACATCCCGAGTTCGAAAATTTTGTGAGGGAGGTATGGAATTCGCAACAAGTTACGGGCACGAGTGCGTTTGTCTTAAAGGAAAAAATCAAACGTCTAAGAGAAAGGCTATGTTGGTGGAATCTCAACGTATTTGGATGGCTAGACCTGAGAATTGAGGAGGATGTTGAAGAGTTAAACAAGCTGGAAGAGGAACTAGTGGTTAGTACAATACAGGGGGAGGATTCGAATCACATTAGAAAGGATCTTCAAACCAACATATGGAAGAATCTGCATTACAAAGAGAGTGTATTGAAACAGAAGGCTAGAGTAAGGTGGATAAAGGAAGGTGACAATAATTCAAAATACTTTCACTCATGCCTGAAATCAAGATCTAGAAGGAATAATATAGTTTCCTTACAAACAGCCCAAGGGACCCTGGAAGGTGTGGAGGATATAAAAGCAGAGGTGAGAAATCACTTTCAGATGCGGTTCGTCACTCCGTAGGCTGCAATTCAAAAGACTTTCGAGGAGAGACAAAGAACAATTAGAGGAGGCTTTCTCGAGTGAGGAGATTAGGGAGGTTGTGTTTGGGTGTGATGGAGATCGTAGTCCAGGTCCTGATGGTTTGAATATTGCTTTCATCAAGAAATACTGGGAAATTGTTAGAAGCGATATTGTTCAATGTGTACAGGACTTTCACAACAGAGCTTCCCTCCCTCGGGCTCTGTCTGCATCTTTTATCGCCTTAATTCCTAAGGTAGAGCATCCTCAAGGGCTGGAGGAATTTCGACCTATTTGCTTGATAGGATGCATATACAAAATAGTTTCAAAACTATTGGCAGCAAGATTAAGAGTAGTTATCGGGAAACTGGTCTCGAATTCTCAAACAGCTTTTGTGCCTGGTAGACAGATATTGGACGGTGTGCTCGTAGCAAATGAGATAATTGACTTGGCAAAGAGAACAAGTGATATTGTAGAAAGTACTAGTCAAatgtaagtattttatattatcgtatccacagggattggagcgATATCAAAACCGTTCAACAATTTCTATAGTTCTAAGCATAAGGTTTCACGTTTGTTTGGTTGAAAATTACGGAAAGTAAAAATGCGTAAATAACGAAAGATAAGTTTCAGAGGAAAAGActtgttgggaattggttttcatccacCAATTCAATATGTAAATCTTAGATCAGTTATACATAATGTATGCTTGTTTCAAtatcatcacgtattgctcacaacaaagttcatgtctaaacgtttgttgagatttctaccttatggtttaatcgacgatttctcagcctattaaacgatacggtagcattaagtttcaatacttgaagtgaatattaaacctaaatctatgtctagcatttagagtttaatagttgttatcttggatcgagattagaatcgtatttgtcaatatcaatttaatccatgaaataaacggtaaaacgaagataacaacgataatgattcaaacataaattatatataacgccatgattaaagaaaatacatactgtttcggtgaactacaaccaatcccaacaagagagggatttagctactcatggtagtTGGAAGCTCAATGGAAGATTTGAGTTGGAAAGACATCAACAACGATTTCCCGACTCTTGATGTGTATCCACCTCTCTCTACCTAAAAACCTCTTTTCCTACTTCTATTATAAGAGTATTACAAGATACAAAGTGAATGTCTCCATTCTGAAATGAGTTCTGCTCCTTTTATAGCAGTTCTGGCCGcctgagttcgctacgcgaacagaagttcgctgcagcgaatgccttgCTTCATTGTTAAGTCTTTGTTCTGACCgccagagttcgctacgcgaatgatatttcgctgcagcgaatgttttcttcagctttaaggaattcaaatcttctagaaaccgccaaagttcgctacagcgaaatatggttcgctgcagcgaatgtactTCGCTTCTGCTCGTTGCTAGCAAAACTGGAAAGTTTGCATCTGACTTTGTTtgctacagcgaaatatggttcgctgcagcgaatcgggccttcgctaccattcgctacctttcgctgcagcgaatgccctGCTTTCtggatttttgcctttgatttcctgtagttcgctacagcgaaatatagttcgctgcagcgaatgctctGTTTTCTGGTTTTTGCTTTAAGGCCAAATCCTGCATAAGAACAAACCAAGCCAAGTAATCTTGCACAATAATAGTTTATTCAACAATTGAGGGTTTTTATGTGAGAAATGTGTCAAATAATTGAGATAAGTGCTATTTGATAATAAGTCATTTTAGCATAAATCAAGCACTTATCAACAAGGCAGAGTTGTATGTTGCTGAAGGTGGATTTCGCTAAAGCCTATGATTGTGTTGACTGGTGTTTCCTGAAAGAAATGTTAACGAACATGGGCTTTGGCCAACGGTGGATGCGATGGATGGAGGCGACGGTGTTCAATAGCAATATGTCTGTTCTGGTTAATGGCAGCCCGACAAGTGAATTTAAAGCTCAAAGGGGATTGCGCCAAGGTGATCCTTTGTCACCATTCTTGTTCACAATCGTAGAAGAAGGGCTTGTAGGGTTAGTAAGGCAAGCAACGATTGGTGGCATGCTCAAAGGGTTTAAGGTCAATGAAGATGTGTCGTATGACATCCTACAATTTGCTGACGACACGGTTCTAGTAGGTGAGGCTTCGTGGAGAAATCTATGGGCTTTCAAGGTAATTTTGCGCGGTTTTGAAATGGTCTCGGGGTTACGGGTGAACATGTGGAAGAGTAACTTATATGGGGTGGACCTGGACCAAAATTTTGCGCTGGCAGCAAGTCAATTTCTTTGCTGCAAGGTGGGCAGCATTCCTTTTAAGTTTTTAGGTGTTACGGTTGGAGGTAATCCTAGAAGTATTGGTTTTTGGAATCCGATTGTTGATAACATGAAGGCTAAGCTCTCTCCCTGGATTGGTAGGCTACTGTCGATAGGTGGCAGAGTGACATTAATTAACTCAGTAATTACTAACCTCCCTGTGTACCATATGTCAATGTTTAAGATGCCGGTGAAGACTATTGAGGCTATGGTGAAACTGCAGCGAAACTTCCTTTGGCACAACGCAGACGAGAGAAAAGGGGTTGAATGGATAAGCTGGAACACAATATGTAAGACAATTGAAGATGGTGGCCTTGGGGTTAAAGACCTGGCTATGTTCAATAGAGCATTGTTGACAAAATGGTTATGGAGAATTCTAAAAGAGGATGACTCAATTTGGCAGGGCATATTGGAGTTTAGATATGGCAAGTCATATAAGAGAATACTGTTTAAACAATTATCTGGCAGCCACTCTTTAGAGTCTCTTTGGTGGAGAGATCtaatgcttattggtgatgatacAAGTGCTGTAGGTTTTACTAGCAGAATAGCAATTAGATTGGGTGTTGGTGTCAAGGTACCATTTTGGTTAGGCAAATGGCTGGGGAATATCGAGTTGTACCGTGCCTACCCAAACCTGTTCCAGGAACTTGGCAGCCAAGATAAGTGTGTGCAGGAGATGGGTGCATGGAACCAAAATCAGTGGATGTGGGGTGTGGTGGATGATGTGTCTGTTCTGAGCCATCTAGCAAAGGAGGAATGGTGTGAGTTGAGGAAGATTCTTATGGATGTCGAACCAAAGAGGATTGAATTAGACTGCTTTGTTTGGCCTTTAAATGGTTCGGGAGTTTATACTATAAAGGATTATTATAACTGCTTGATTAAGGAAAATTCTGTAGGGGTGGAAGACTCGAGAACCAAAGAAGCATGGGCTGTGGTTTGGAAATCGTGGATGCCGTCAAAGGTAAAAATTTTTGCTTGGCGGTTACTCAAGGATCGGCTTGCAACAAGGGCTCAGTTGGCTAAGAGAGACATCATA is part of the Vicia villosa cultivar HV-30 ecotype Madison, WI linkage group LG2, Vvil1.0, whole genome shotgun sequence genome and encodes:
- the LOC131651277 gene encoding uncharacterized protein LOC131651277, which encodes MVKRKRICQILSKAKADICFIQETKIRKMEEGIINSIWGKELCEWSALDSEGQSGGLVTIWKKGVIRSEFSFKAKGLLGINASWEGINCYFLNVYSSCEIAEKRILWNQLIEWKNKFPKGEWIIGGDFNAIKVGSERIGRLRTNRVEMEEFSRVIELLEVIDLPVVGNKFTWINSNGKAKSRINRILLSDGIIDKWKIVAQVTGNRDISDHRLVWIKACNKNWGAKPFKVFNCWYEHPEFENFVREVWNSQQVTGTSAFVLKEKIKRLRERLCWWNLNVFGWLDLRIEEDVEELNKLEEELVVSTIQGEDSNHIRKDLQTNIWKNLHYKESVLKQKARVRWIKEGDNNSKYFHSCLKSRSRRNNIVSLQTAQGTLEGVEDIKAEDFHNRASLPRALSASFIALIPKVEHPQGLEEFRPICLIGCIYKIVSKLLAARLRVVIGKLVSNSQTAFVPGRQILDGVLVANEIIDLAKRTSDIVESTSQM